One genomic region from Acidimicrobiales bacterium encodes:
- a CDS encoding DUF58 domain-containing protein: MRIGSALTRKGWALLGMAAAAATAGYLVGLVELYPFSAAALILVLSARAWVGTKSWDVRASRSIRPSRVPAGGEARVFISVRNYDSRRSPLITVRDSFSDGRIAATFAVAPLESGEPRSAQYRLPARRRGMLEFRPLEIELCDPFGLAKVVRVAAPAASLTVHPRVDLLPRSSIPSDSERDQRAAAPLLGRGGDEFYALREYQIGDDLRQVHWISTARTDELMIRQPQNLWLGRTTVVVDARQSVHDRQSFEETLSAAASLAVSGLRGGMQVRVVVAGGQEARGGRGPGYEGTVLDTLAIASPTSGGSLAAEIRAAWTRGPVVVVTTDAAPAADLSAAARSAGGSESLIVVIERRGGGLTNAGDVFTSVQSASGRHSRVVRVPAGGSLVDALTGREAKTVVSGSC; this comes from the coding sequence ATGCGAATCGGCAGCGCTTTGACCCGCAAGGGTTGGGCTCTGCTCGGCATGGCCGCCGCAGCCGCGACCGCCGGCTACCTGGTCGGCCTCGTCGAGCTCTACCCCTTCAGCGCCGCAGCGCTCATCCTCGTGCTGTCCGCCAGGGCGTGGGTGGGCACCAAGTCCTGGGACGTGCGCGCTTCGCGTTCCATCAGGCCGTCACGCGTTCCCGCCGGAGGTGAGGCACGCGTATTCATCTCCGTCCGCAACTACGACTCGCGCCGCTCTCCCCTCATCACAGTGCGCGATTCCTTCTCCGACGGGCGCATCGCCGCCACGTTCGCTGTAGCGCCCCTCGAGAGCGGCGAACCGAGATCCGCGCAATACCGTCTGCCCGCGCGCCGGCGGGGCATGCTCGAATTCCGTCCGTTGGAGATCGAACTGTGCGATCCCTTCGGTCTTGCCAAGGTGGTGCGTGTAGCGGCACCGGCCGCGTCGTTGACGGTCCACCCGCGTGTCGATCTGCTTCCCCGCAGCTCGATCCCCTCCGACAGCGAGAGGGATCAGCGTGCTGCGGCGCCACTGCTCGGGCGCGGCGGCGACGAGTTCTACGCGCTGCGCGAGTACCAGATAGGCGATGATCTCCGGCAGGTGCACTGGATATCCACGGCCCGCACCGACGAGCTGATGATCCGCCAACCGCAGAACCTCTGGCTCGGCAGGACCACCGTCGTCGTCGACGCTCGTCAGTCGGTGCACGACCGTCAGAGTTTCGAGGAGACCCTCTCGGCTGCTGCCAGCCTCGCGGTGTCGGGGTTGAGGGGCGGGATGCAGGTGCGGGTGGTCGTTGCGGGCGGGCAGGAAGCGCGCGGCGGGAGGGGACCCGGCTACGAAGGGACCGTTCTCGACACGCTCGCCATCGCGTCCCCGACGTCGGGGGGGTCATTGGCCGCCGAGATTCGCGCCGCCTGGACCCGCGGCCCCGTCGTGGTGGTGACCACCGACGCAGCCCCCGCAGCCGACCTCAGCGCCGCGGCCCGCTCCGCCGGGGGTTCGGAGTCATTGATCGTCGTGATCGAACGTCGCGGCGGCGGACTGACGAACGCGGGTGACGTGTTCACCTCGGTCCAGTCGGCGTCAGGCAGGCACAGCAGGGTGGTGCGCGTGCCGGCAGGAGGATCGTTGGTCGATGCGTTGACCGGGCGTGAAGCCAAGACAGTGGTGAGCGGGTCTTGCTGA
- a CDS encoding MoxR family ATPase: MARQPAVTAETVGAFADTFEAILSNIAKVIQGKEEPTRLALVCLFSEGHLLLEDVPGVGKTTLAKAIARSFDLEGRRIQFTPDLLPSDVTGASIYDRDAKSFSFRPGAVFANVLLADEINRASPKTQAALLEAMQERQVTIDNVSHPLPHPFLVIATQNPVEYEGTYPLPESQLDRFLLRVKMGYPDRGAEMAMLDVHAHDEGSLGDLPVVAPSGTIPDMIAMAERTHVAGALKGYMVDLATATRTHPALALGMSPRAVLALQRASRTLAASVGREYVIPDDIKAIFGCAVEHRMVLSAEAVVSGVEMAEVVADVLRMVPVPSGRPGT, encoded by the coding sequence ATGGCGAGACAACCGGCGGTTACAGCTGAGACCGTCGGCGCCTTCGCGGACACCTTCGAAGCGATCCTCTCGAACATCGCGAAGGTGATTCAGGGCAAGGAGGAGCCGACCCGGCTCGCGTTGGTGTGCCTGTTCTCCGAAGGCCATCTCCTGCTCGAGGACGTCCCCGGCGTCGGGAAGACGACCCTGGCGAAGGCGATCGCGCGTTCCTTCGATCTGGAGGGCCGGCGCATCCAGTTCACCCCTGACCTGCTGCCCTCCGACGTCACTGGAGCGAGCATCTACGACCGCGACGCGAAGTCTTTCTCCTTCCGTCCGGGCGCTGTCTTCGCGAACGTGCTCCTTGCCGACGAGATCAACCGCGCCTCCCCGAAGACGCAGGCCGCCCTCCTCGAAGCGATGCAGGAGCGGCAGGTCACCATCGACAACGTCAGCCATCCGCTGCCCCACCCGTTTCTCGTCATCGCCACGCAGAACCCCGTCGAATACGAAGGCACCTACCCCCTCCCGGAGAGCCAGCTCGACCGGTTCCTGCTCCGGGTCAAGATGGGTTATCCCGACCGCGGCGCCGAGATGGCCATGCTCGACGTGCACGCGCACGACGAAGGATCACTCGGCGACCTGCCCGTCGTCGCACCCTCCGGCACCATCCCCGACATGATCGCGATGGCCGAGCGAACGCACGTCGCCGGCGCGCTCAAGGGCTACATGGTGGACCTCGCCACCGCGACGCGCACCCACCCCGCACTCGCGCTCGGCATGTCACCCAGAGCCGTGCTCGCCCTCCAGCGCGCCTCGCGAACCCTCGCCGCGTCCGTCGGACGCGAGTACGTGATCCCCGACGACATCAAGGCCATCTTCGGGTGCGCCGTCGAGCACAGGATGGTGCTCTCGGCCGAAGCGGTCGTCTCGGGCGTCGAGATGGCCGAGGTCGTCGCCGACGTGTTGCGCATGGTCCCAGTCCCGTCCGGCCGGCCAGGAACCTGA
- a CDS encoding ROK family protein: MSGSLSVREGNVVALDIGGTKMAVGVVSGSGKVLWNARSPTPPGGDAGGVWDTLASLLESVPGAFAPVACGVGSGGPMSPGGEQVSPLNIPGWRDFPLRRRVAELTGLPTWVDNDAKALALAEGWIGGAAGERDFIAMVVSTGIGGGIVLDGRLLDGATGNAGHIGHVVVEPDGRRCECGGRGCLEAEASGTAIAAVTGRPPSQAPTEVVDRTGRLVGRGVACVANLLDLRLAIVSGSVALGFGEPFFEAAQREIDARARIAFSRGCLIVPSKLGTEGPLIGAAAVAWRSLEGEG, from the coding sequence ATGTCGGGCTCGCTATCGGTGCGTGAGGGGAACGTCGTCGCGCTCGATATCGGCGGGACGAAGATGGCGGTTGGGGTGGTGTCCGGGTCGGGCAAAGTGCTCTGGAATGCCCGGTCGCCGACCCCGCCTGGCGGGGACGCGGGTGGGGTGTGGGACACGCTCGCGTCACTGCTGGAGTCGGTACCGGGCGCCTTCGCGCCTGTTGCCTGCGGTGTCGGCAGCGGGGGCCCGATGTCGCCTGGCGGGGAGCAGGTCTCGCCGTTGAACATCCCCGGTTGGCGCGACTTCCCACTCCGCCGGCGGGTGGCCGAGCTGACCGGCCTTCCCACCTGGGTGGACAACGACGCGAAGGCTCTCGCGCTCGCGGAAGGATGGATCGGTGGGGCCGCCGGCGAACGGGACTTCATCGCGATGGTCGTCTCGACAGGGATCGGCGGGGGAATCGTGCTCGACGGGCGCCTGCTCGACGGGGCGACAGGAAATGCCGGGCACATAGGGCACGTAGTCGTCGAGCCGGACGGCAGGCGCTGCGAGTGCGGAGGGCGAGGTTGCCTCGAAGCAGAGGCGTCCGGCACCGCCATCGCCGCGGTCACGGGCCGGCCTCCCAGCCAAGCCCCGACGGAAGTGGTGGACCGAACCGGGCGCCTTGTGGGCCGAGGCGTGGCGTGCGTCGCCAATCTTCTCGATCTTCGGCTTGCGATCGTGTCGGGGTCGGTGGCCCTCGGTTTTGGTGAGCCGTTCTTCGAAGCCGCTCAACGAGAGATCGACGCGCGGGCCCGCATCGCGTTTTCACGCGGGTGCCTGATCGTCCCGAGCAAACTCGGAACCGAGGGGCCGCTCATCGGTGCAGCAGCGGTGGCGTGGCGAAGCCTGGAGGGAGAAGGGTGA
- a CDS encoding HNH endonuclease translates to MTQSLVLNASYEPLCVVSSRRALILILDEKAELLHTTDRLFRAAQVAFSEPSVVRLWHYVKVPYQARISLNRRAVFARDDHRCQYCGASAENIDHVIPKSRGGSHSWDNVVASCRPCNSRKRDRSPEESGMRLHRVPTAPRQRTWILVASGAIRSDWEPYLVTRPAASLSA, encoded by the coding sequence ATGACACAGTCACTTGTGCTCAACGCCTCCTACGAACCCTTGTGCGTCGTGTCCAGCAGGCGGGCATTGATTCTGATCCTCGACGAGAAGGCGGAGCTGCTGCACACCACCGATCGCCTGTTCCGGGCAGCGCAGGTGGCGTTCTCCGAGCCGTCCGTGGTCCGGTTGTGGCACTACGTGAAGGTCCCCTACCAGGCTCGGATCTCCCTGAACCGCCGCGCCGTCTTCGCTCGGGACGACCACAGGTGCCAGTACTGCGGGGCATCGGCCGAGAACATCGACCACGTGATCCCCAAGAGTCGTGGCGGCAGTCACTCGTGGGACAACGTCGTTGCCTCCTGCCGCCCGTGCAACTCCCGCAAGAGGGACCGGTCTCCGGAGGAAAGCGGGATGCGCCTGCACCGCGTCCCCACCGCTCCCCGCCAGCGCACCTGGATACTCGTGGCTTCCGGCGCTATCCGCTCCGATTGGGAGCCTTACCTGGTGACCCGGCCGGCGGCGAGCCTTTCCGCCTGA
- the rsmH gene encoding 16S rRNA (cytosine(1402)-N(4))-methyltransferase RsmH — protein sequence MRSPSTGRVEVPFSARFHFARSGRNPDGRLVEGLRMVRREPAVSTFVHSPVMVREVVDLLAPCPPGEVLDATVGGAGHARALLEAAPHLRVIGLDQDPQAVSAASAVLEPYEKRARVVRARFDRLDAVLDRLGVGEISGALFDLGVSSPQLDRPERGFTYRADAPLDMRMDRDRPMSAADVVNGWPEASLVTLFRENGEPRFARRIAKAIVAARPLATTSQLAETIRDAIPAAARRTGGHPARRVFQAIRITVNEELEVLPLALDAALSRLAPGGRCVVLAYHSGEDRIVKEHFRLASTGGCVCPPGLPCVCGAQPTVRLLTRGARKPSAEEIAANPRSQSARLRAVERLQSPLAAGGRE from the coding sequence ATGCGCAGCCCTTCGACCGGCAGGGTGGAAGTCCCCTTCTCCGCCCGCTTCCACTTCGCACGATCGGGGAGAAATCCCGACGGCAGGCTGGTCGAGGGGCTGCGGATGGTCCGGCGTGAACCGGCTGTGAGCACATTCGTTCACTCGCCGGTGATGGTGAGAGAGGTCGTCGACCTGCTCGCGCCGTGCCCGCCTGGTGAGGTTCTCGACGCGACGGTCGGAGGCGCCGGCCATGCCAGAGCGCTTCTCGAGGCGGCGCCGCACCTGCGGGTGATCGGCCTCGACCAGGACCCGCAAGCTGTCTCAGCTGCCAGCGCCGTGCTCGAGCCCTACGAGAAGCGCGCTCGGGTCGTCCGGGCGCGCTTCGACCGGCTCGACGCTGTCCTCGACCGGCTAGGAGTGGGGGAGATCTCCGGGGCGCTGTTCGATCTCGGAGTGAGCTCCCCCCAACTCGATCGCCCGGAGCGTGGGTTCACCTACAGGGCTGATGCGCCTCTCGACATGCGCATGGACCGCGATCGGCCCATGAGCGCCGCAGACGTGGTCAACGGCTGGCCCGAAGCCTCTCTCGTCACACTGTTCCGCGAGAACGGCGAACCCCGTTTCGCCCGCCGCATCGCCAAGGCGATCGTCGCTGCCCGTCCGCTCGCAACGACCTCGCAGCTCGCGGAGACGATCCGTGATGCCATCCCGGCGGCGGCCCGCCGAACCGGAGGCCACCCGGCGCGGCGGGTGTTCCAGGCCATCAGGATCACGGTCAACGAGGAGCTAGAGGTGCTGCCTCTGGCTCTGGACGCTGCGTTGTCGAGGCTCGCGCCGGGAGGTCGTTGTGTGGTGCTCGCATACCACTCGGGTGAGGACAGGATCGTGAAGGAGCACTTCCGCCTCGCGTCCACCGGCGGATGTGTCTGCCCACCGGGCCTGCCGTGCGTATGCGGGGCGCAGCCGACCGTGCGGCTTCTCACGCGGGGCGCCCGCAAGCCCTCGGCCGAGGAGATAGCCGCCAACCCGCGTTCGCAGAGCGCGCGACTGCGCGCCGTCGAACGCCTTCAATCGCCCCTCGCCGCTGGAGGCCGGGAATGA
- a CDS encoding penicillin-binding protein 2 codes for MILVGITVAFVAIGAKLVVIQGVDSARYAAVGASEWKTTVTLPAERGAILDRNGNELAMSVPQTTIYADPHQVNDPRAEAAALAPILGISESTLDDDLTRDSSFVYLAHTVPDATAAAVSKLDLAGIYSLKEPKRFYPAGQLAAPLLGKVGTDGAGLGGLEYEYNSLLTGKPGKSVEQIDPQGRQIAGGLEQYQAPMAGQDLVLSIDEPLQYEAEQALAQAVVAARAKGGIALLMDTKTGEILADAQLTMPSPGSKQPPAVPVSIPAPPDAGASASSGPQPQPVESPSASAFTRVYEPGSVNKLITISAALQTGVIVPSDVFAIPNTYAVAGTTFHDAENHPTEHWTVTDILANSSNIGTIQIAQKLGKSNLLHYVHSYGLGSSTDIHFPGESSGLLPTYWSGTSIADVPIGQGIAVTATQMIAAYNTVANGGVYVAPRLVDATIDAEGKEHRMAPQPTHRVVSTTVANEMRTMLDEVVRVGTGTAANLDPYTVAGKTGTGLVPSPTGGYEAGHYVASFAGFVPAEDPQITGMVVIDDTPDYGAAASAPTFATIARDALHELGIQPMPKLPPAPGVPLATSTSATGAGEIAGAPLPGLATPPSVTGPASSTTSTTVSPGNGSAATTSTTQPGSPGTTSPPTTAARPPSTTTAAPPTTSQQSRSSPSTG; via the coding sequence GTGATCCTCGTGGGTATCACTGTCGCGTTTGTTGCAATCGGCGCCAAGTTGGTGGTCATACAGGGTGTCGACTCCGCCAGGTACGCGGCGGTCGGCGCGTCGGAGTGGAAGACCACGGTGACCCTGCCCGCCGAGCGTGGTGCGATCCTCGACCGCAACGGCAACGAGCTTGCCATGTCCGTCCCGCAGACGACCATCTACGCCGACCCTCATCAGGTCAACGATCCACGCGCGGAAGCGGCAGCCCTTGCTCCCATCCTCGGGATCAGCGAATCCACCCTCGACGACGACCTCACCCGTGACAGCAGCTTCGTCTACCTGGCGCACACCGTTCCCGACGCCACGGCGGCGGCCGTTTCCAAGCTGGATCTGGCCGGCATCTACAGCCTGAAGGAGCCGAAGCGCTTCTATCCCGCCGGACAGCTTGCGGCGCCGCTGCTCGGCAAGGTCGGTACCGACGGTGCCGGCCTCGGCGGGCTCGAGTACGAGTACAACAGCCTCCTTACCGGCAAGCCCGGCAAGTCCGTGGAGCAGATCGACCCGCAGGGTCGCCAGATCGCGGGAGGCCTCGAGCAATACCAGGCGCCCATGGCCGGCCAGGACCTCGTCCTCAGCATCGACGAGCCGCTCCAGTACGAAGCGGAGCAGGCCCTGGCCCAGGCCGTCGTCGCCGCGCGGGCGAAGGGCGGGATCGCCCTTCTCATGGACACCAAGACCGGCGAGATCCTGGCCGACGCGCAGCTGACCATGCCCTCCCCCGGAAGTAAGCAACCGCCCGCAGTGCCGGTCAGCATCCCGGCGCCGCCCGACGCGGGAGCATCCGCTTCGAGCGGACCTCAACCACAGCCCGTCGAGTCTCCCTCGGCCAGCGCATTCACCCGGGTCTACGAACCGGGTTCGGTCAACAAGCTGATCACCATCTCCGCGGCTCTGCAGACGGGGGTGATCGTTCCTTCCGACGTCTTCGCGATCCCCAACACCTACGCCGTCGCCGGCACCACCTTCCACGACGCGGAGAACCACCCGACCGAGCATTGGACCGTCACCGACATCCTCGCCAACTCCTCGAACATCGGGACGATCCAGATCGCGCAGAAACTCGGCAAGTCCAATCTTCTGCACTACGTCCACAGTTACGGCCTGGGCTCTTCGACGGACATTCACTTCCCGGGAGAGTCGTCGGGACTCCTGCCCACCTACTGGTCCGGCACTTCGATCGCCGACGTTCCCATCGGGCAGGGAATCGCGGTCACGGCCACCCAGATGATCGCCGCGTACAACACCGTCGCCAACGGCGGCGTGTACGTCGCGCCTCGTCTGGTGGACGCGACGATCGACGCCGAAGGCAAGGAGCACCGCATGGCGCCGCAGCCGACACACCGGGTCGTGTCGACCACCGTTGCCAACGAGATGCGGACCATGCTCGACGAGGTGGTCAGGGTGGGGACCGGCACGGCCGCCAACCTCGACCCCTACACCGTTGCAGGAAAGACCGGAACGGGGCTCGTGCCCTCCCCGACCGGAGGTTACGAGGCAGGTCACTATGTGGCGAGCTTCGCCGGTTTCGTACCCGCCGAAGACCCGCAGATCACCGGCATGGTCGTCATAGACGACACCCCTGACTACGGAGCGGCCGCCTCTGCTCCCACCTTCGCCACCATCGCCCGCGACGCGCTTCACGAGTTGGGCATACAGCCGATGCCGAAGCTGCCGCCGGCGCCCGGAGTCCCGTTGGCGACAAGCACATCGGCAACCGGCGCAGGTGAGATCGCGGGAGCCCCGCTACCCGGTCTGGCGACGCCGCCGAGCGTAACTGGCCCGGCCTCGTCCACGACATCGACCACGGTTTCTCCGGGCAACGGTTCGGCTGCGACGACGTCGACGACCCAGCCCGGCTCGCCCGGGACCACCTCACCGCCGACGACAGCGGCTCGCCCGCCCTCGACCACCACAGCTGCCCCGCCGACCACGTCCCAGCAGTCACGATCCAGCCCGAGCACCGGCTGA
- a CDS encoding UDP-N-acetylmuramoyl-L-alanyl-D-glutamate--2,6-diaminopimelate ligase, whose protein sequence is MRLDGLVAEAGLAALDLIVEISGDPSTEVLSLTMDSRGVTAGAMFACVPGHTMDGHEFAGEAVAAGAAALLCERRLEVGVPQVVVTSVRRSLGPVADAIFGHPSRQLTVVGVTGTNGKTTTCALLSSVFDTNGWPSTTIGTLTQQRTTPEAPELQALLAGWRDRGGRAIAMEVSSHALDQHRTDALSFAAGVFTNLTPEHLDYHETMDQYFEAKARLFEPGSVRLAVVNTGDAWGSRLAEQVRSSGLPVAEFSLSDASDLELRPGGSTFVWEGHRLVVNLGGRFNVENALAAATCARSLGIETDAIAAGLASLSGVQGRFQVVDAGQPFSVIVDYAHTPDGLSKALMAARELGSGKLIVVFGAGGDRDHEKRPLMGAAASRLADLAVITSDNPRSEDPMSIIDQILTGAEGNANVVTEPDRAAAIATALANASGGDVVLIAGKGHERGQDIGGRVVPFDDVEVANAAIARILASRRPGE, encoded by the coding sequence ATGCGGCTCGACGGGTTGGTTGCGGAGGCGGGCCTGGCGGCACTGGATCTGATCGTCGAGATCAGTGGGGATCCCTCGACCGAGGTTCTGTCGCTCACCATGGACTCCCGCGGTGTCACCGCGGGAGCGATGTTCGCGTGTGTCCCGGGTCACACCATGGACGGCCACGAGTTCGCGGGTGAGGCCGTCGCGGCGGGAGCCGCCGCGCTGCTGTGCGAAAGGCGCCTGGAGGTAGGCGTGCCGCAGGTCGTCGTGACCTCGGTCCGGCGGTCTTTGGGGCCGGTCGCCGACGCGATCTTCGGCCATCCCTCGAGGCAGCTGACCGTGGTCGGGGTCACGGGGACCAACGGCAAGACCACCACGTGCGCCCTCCTGTCCTCGGTGTTCGATACGAACGGGTGGCCCAGCACTACCATCGGTACGCTCACCCAGCAGCGCACCACCCCCGAAGCACCGGAGCTGCAAGCTCTTCTGGCTGGTTGGCGGGACCGCGGGGGCCGAGCGATCGCCATGGAAGTCTCCTCCCACGCCCTCGATCAGCACCGCACCGACGCGCTGAGCTTCGCAGCAGGAGTGTTCACCAACCTGACACCCGAGCACCTCGACTATCACGAAACCATGGACCAGTACTTCGAGGCGAAAGCACGGCTCTTCGAGCCGGGCAGTGTCCGCCTGGCGGTGGTTAACACCGGCGACGCATGGGGTTCCCGGCTCGCGGAGCAGGTGCGCTCCAGTGGCCTGCCGGTGGCCGAGTTCTCGCTCTCCGACGCGAGCGACCTCGAGCTACGGCCCGGTGGCAGCACCTTCGTCTGGGAAGGGCACCGGCTCGTGGTCAATCTGGGCGGGCGGTTCAACGTGGAGAACGCCCTTGCGGCGGCTACGTGCGCCCGGTCGTTGGGGATCGAGACCGACGCCATAGCGGCCGGCCTGGCTTCGCTTTCAGGGGTGCAGGGTCGCTTCCAGGTGGTCGACGCCGGCCAACCGTTCTCCGTGATCGTGGACTACGCCCACACTCCGGACGGGCTCAGCAAGGCGCTGATGGCGGCCAGAGAACTCGGGTCCGGAAAGCTGATCGTCGTCTTCGGGGCGGGCGGGGACCGGGATCACGAGAAGCGGCCGTTGATGGGGGCGGCAGCCTCCCGGCTCGCGGACCTGGCCGTGATCACCTCCGACAATCCCCGTTCGGAGGACCCGATGTCGATCATCGATCAGATCCTCACCGGAGCCGAGGGCAACGCCAACGTCGTCACCGAGCCTGACCGCGCAGCTGCCATCGCGACTGCACTGGCGAACGCGTCGGGCGGCGACGTCGTGCTGATCGCCGGTAAGGGGCACGAGCGAGGGCAGGACATCGGCGGCCGCGTGGTGCCCTTCGACGACGTCGAGGTGGCCAATGCCGCCATCGCACGGATACTCGCTTCGAGGCGACCCGGCGAATGA
- the mraY gene encoding phospho-N-acetylmuramoyl-pentapeptide-transferase, with protein MIDLLLAGGIALAVAMLGTPLLISWLRKRGIGQQIREDGPERHLTKAGTPTMGGVALIGSAVLGYLVSHIETTFTTRGIVATVTVCAAAGIGLIDDWIKVHRQRSLGLNKRAKAGGQFVVALAFAIVCVTWLKVDTHLSFTRYNSLGIDLGKVGWVIFAVLVIVGFSNAVNLTDGLDGLAAGSSTFTFAAFTVIGFYQLKHFDLYRNPASLDEAALATAMIGGCAGFLWFNAAPARIFMGDTGSLGIGTAVATLALLENVDLLLPIVGGLFVLETLSVIVQVGSFRLFGRRVFRMAPIHHHFELVGWPETTVIVRFWILAGLFTALSLGAFYADFLSKGGTG; from the coding sequence ATGATCGATCTGCTGCTCGCCGGAGGCATCGCGCTCGCGGTCGCCATGCTCGGGACACCCCTGCTGATCAGCTGGCTGCGCAAACGCGGCATCGGCCAGCAGATCCGCGAGGACGGCCCCGAAAGGCACCTGACGAAAGCCGGCACGCCGACCATGGGCGGCGTCGCCCTCATCGGTTCGGCCGTACTCGGATACCTCGTCTCGCACATCGAGACCACCTTCACCACCCGCGGCATCGTGGCGACCGTCACCGTGTGCGCGGCGGCCGGGATCGGCCTCATCGACGACTGGATCAAAGTGCACCGGCAGCGCAGTCTCGGTCTCAACAAGAGGGCCAAGGCGGGCGGTCAGTTCGTGGTGGCGCTCGCATTCGCGATCGTCTGCGTGACCTGGTTGAAGGTCGACACCCATCTGTCGTTCACCCGGTACAACTCACTCGGGATCGACCTCGGGAAGGTCGGCTGGGTGATCTTCGCGGTGCTCGTGATCGTCGGCTTCAGCAACGCGGTCAACCTCACCGACGGTCTCGACGGTCTGGCCGCCGGGTCGTCGACGTTCACGTTCGCCGCCTTCACGGTGATCGGCTTCTACCAGCTGAAGCACTTCGATCTCTACAGGAACCCGGCTTCGCTCGACGAAGCCGCGCTCGCCACGGCGATGATCGGAGGCTGTGCGGGCTTCCTGTGGTTCAACGCGGCTCCCGCCCGCATCTTCATGGGGGACACCGGCTCGCTCGGAATCGGCACGGCTGTCGCGACGCTTGCTCTGTTGGAGAACGTGGATCTCCTGTTGCCGATCGTCGGTGGACTCTTCGTGCTCGAGACCCTCTCGGTGATCGTACAGGTCGGGAGCTTCCGTCTCTTCGGCCGCCGCGTGTTCCGGATGGCGCCGATACACCACCATTTCGAACTCGTCGGATGGCCCGAGACGACCGTGATCGTCCGCTTCTGGATACTCGCAGGCCTGTTCACAGCGCTGTCGCTCGGAGCGTTCTACGCGGACTTCCTGTCCAAGGGGGGAACCGGATGA